A genomic stretch from Setaria italica strain Yugu1 chromosome VII, Setaria_italica_v2.0, whole genome shotgun sequence includes:
- the LOC101778331 gene encoding uncharacterized protein LOC101778331: protein MYAMASAGGTEEPALFVKQGSKLHSKMLSKEAAAQLAVPSFRVYYSVASAGAVPFLWESQPGTPKNDSPSASALPPLTPPPSYYSADRGGAGGRSRKRRPGLIGAILPRIAFLRRPGRTAPCSSWSSSSWSSSSSNTSSMSPVFTVQSSPAARGSRGHRRAFSAGGAGDDAEAAPPRCFWTERDCCEKGVVRGCGVAVAVRNALATVVGGKPGHRATAA from the coding sequence ATGTACGCCATGGCAAGCGCCGGCGGCACGGAGGAGCCTGCTCTGTTCGTGAAGCAGGGGAGCAAGCTCCACTCCAAGATGCTCtccaaggaggcggcggcgcagctcgcCGTGCCGTCTTTCCGGGTGTACTACTCCGTGGCGTCGGCCGGCGCGGTGCCGTTCCTGTGGGAGTCCCAGCCGGGCACGCCCAAGAACGACTCGCCCTCCGCGTCCGCGCTCCCGCCgctcaccccgccgccgtcctacTACTCcgcggaccggggcggcgccggcggccggtccAGGAAGCGCCGCCCGGGCCTCATCGGCGCCATCCTCCCCAGGATCGCCTTCCTCCGGAGGCCCGGCCGGACGGCGCCCTGCTCCtcctggtcctcctcctcctggtcatCGTCGAGCTCCAACACGTCGTCGATGTCGCCCGTGTTCACCGTGCAGTCCTCGCCGGCCGCGAGGGGCTCCCGCGGCCACCGGCGCGCGTtctcggccggcggcgctggcgacgACGCCgaagccgcgccgccgcggtgctTCTGGACGGAGCGCGACTGCTGCGAGAAGGGGGTCGTCAGGGGGTGCGGCGTCGCGGTGGCCGTCAGGAACGCGCTGGCCACGGTCGTCGGCGGCAAGCCCGGCCATCGAGCCACCGCAGCGTAG